The DNA segment ATCTTGTGAGTGTTATTTCAAAAAGTTGCTGAGCTGTATTTTCGTCCCTACAAGGTGTTGGAAATGGCCTCGGGGGAAAAGAGGCATAAATGGATATCGAAAGGTATAAAAAAGCAGAGCACCTACTTATCATTGAAGACCGCTTAATTGCTTTACCAGTAAGATTTATAATTACAGTGAAATAGCACCCTACTGGATATATTGCAGAATTCTGTTCTGACCTCATTCGTCTATCCACACGAAAAAGGCTTAGAAGGAAAACCTTCTAAGCCTTTATAGTCATTGGTGGAGCTGGAGGGAATCGAACCCACGACCTCTTGAACGCAATTCAAGAAATCTTTCTTTACACATTGAGATTATTGAAGATAAGAATTCACCTTCTCTGGGCACATATCCATCGCTGCACCCAAAGCTTTGTCTGGCGTTAAAAATTCAACACTAAACCAATCCCCTCCAGTGGAGATCGCATGTTTGGGTAGCTCGAAACCACTTGATCCGATTCGGACAATGACAGTCTCATATGGACAGTTAAGCCGAACCTCTTTCAACTCGTTCATTTTCTCAATGAGCATCACACTCGTCACATAGATCGTTTCTTCCACTCCATCCGCCAAATGCCGCCTGCCCTTACCAACGTATATTATCTCCACGTTTTCGCATAGCACAACAGTTTCGCACGCGGATGACAGGTCAACAAAACCCACCATCCACATACATATAACAATCACGGCAATGCAGATTCTATTCACTCCACACCTCGTGCTCAAGAGTGTAGTTGATCATAACGTTGTCCGAACCGGCAGCGACCATATGTATCCGCCAATGCACCGGCGGCTCCTGGCTTGCGTCCAACGAAGTTGAGTTGCTCGAAAACGACATACATGTAATCTGCTCAGAATGGTCGTGGTTAGTCGACAAATGGACACCAGAAGTAAGCCCGCCAGAGATGCCCTCAAAAAATATTTTAACATGATCTCCACCCGTAAAGGTCTCATATGCATGCCCCGTTAACGGCCCATTAATATATCGTTTCGGTCTCCGCAATGGATGTTTCTTTATCTCGCATTTACATTTAGGATGCGGACGTTCCGGTTCTTCTATAAACTCTTTTCCTTCCATAGCCTTACATGTTTCACATGCTCTCTCTTTAGGATGCACAGTCCAGTAGTAATTACCTTTTGGGTTTTTAGGTGGTTTTTGATTATTACTATCATGCTTCGCTCCAGCCTTTTTGAACTTCGCTAGGCTCTCTTGAGTTGAAATCCCCACCATACGTTTTGGCATCCCGTGTCCCGTGAACAAACTGATCGCCTCAAATGTGTTGTACCCGCTTCTCTGCCATCTCTCTTCTCCTTTTGCCCACAGGGCTGTTTATGTGTTTGCGGGAAGCCTACCACTGGTTTTTCGGAGAAAATCATCGAAACACGACACTGTCGGTCAAATACACTCTGTCGCCCGTCAAACACTCGCTCTGGTTGCTGAAATACACATTAATTTCAGCATGTTCCTCTTGACAGCTTTTTGAGGAGCTTCGATTTTTGGTCAACAGAATTGTATATTTTTTTGTATATTCCACGAAAAAAGGCTTAGAAGGAAAACCTTCTAAGCCTTTATAATCATTGGTGGAGCTGGAGGGAATCGAACCCACGACCTCTTGAATGCTATTCAAAGTCATCGTTTGTAGTTGTTTGGAATACCTATCGTTTTGAGCGAGGAATATACATCGAGGGTATATTTGCGGGTAAAAGGTATATTTTTGTATATTCCTGGGAGGTATAGAAATGGTATATCCGGCCTCCCAGCCGCCCTACTCTACAGGGCTAATTTGTTCTCGGACCGGAGACAATCGGATATCCAGACCTTGACCAAAGCCTGTCTGGAAAGAACGAACCTCCGGGCCTTCTCGTCCATCTCGTTGACCATCCACACCGGGAAACCCACGTTCACTCGCTTGATCTCGCGATCAAAGGTTTCAGAGCCAACATTTCTGTTGTCCTTGGACTTCATAACCCACCTCGCAAGTTTTCATAGAACGGACGACATAGACCAACCATGGCCTTAGTCGGAGAAATTATGACGGTATCCCAGAGGTGGACCATGGCTAGGACTTTGTCCGTAGACACTGATATTCTTGATGAAATGGTATACTTTTTATATCAGAAGTACACCATTTTGAATTGAGCAAAAAAAAAGGGTGAGGTTACGACCTCACCCTTTATTGTTATTCGCTTGTTGGGATTTTCTGCCCTGTAGCCGTTTCATACTCCTCGACAGGAACCCACCTAACTGTACCGCAGCAAACATCACCCTCAATGGTGCCGATAATCCACTTTTTGATCAGGCTTATTCTCTCTTTAACCAGATG comes from the Pseudodesulfovibrio piezophilus C1TLV30 genome and includes:
- a CDS encoding structural protein; its protein translation is MPKRMVGISTQESLAKFKKAGAKHDSNNQKPPKNPKGNYYWTVHPKERACETCKAMEGKEFIEEPERPHPKCKCEIKKHPLRRPKRYINGPLTGHAYETFTGGDHVKIFFEGISGGLTSGVHLSTNHDHSEQITCMSFSSNSTSLDASQEPPVHWRIHMVAAGSDNVMINYTLEHEVWSE